The following proteins are encoded in a genomic region of Hydra vulgaris chromosome 05, alternate assembly HydraT2T_AEP:
- the LOC124813311 gene encoding uncharacterized protein LOC124813311 isoform X2, with product MLVINKAKSAKVCFVDGTFSMTPRMEESKWYQLLIFSVEYSAVLEDPIPDEDQINFDPDNPHLWGTSVPAVCALMTSKSEALYKLVFSKIKEVLDFSPATIISDFERGLQNALRTTWSESLVNGCRFHFENAITKQLAVLGLQREYRHQIQVKKWARKVMALCLLPANKILVAWGSRVIEIATFSGEIKSKLLAFKRYFERYWLNIVTPREFSVYGLNHKTNNNAEGLNRRLKTNMGNRHRGFWQFMELLNQHVIVHTIQELQQLACNQPVRRDQRDYSAIEKMRCFEKNF from the exons ATGTTAGTCATTAACAAGGCGAAATCGGCCAAAGTGTGTTTTGTTGATGGAACATTCAG CATGACACCACGCATGGAGGAAAGCAAGTGGTATCAGCTCTTGATATTTTCTGTTGAGTATTCAGCAGTGCTTGAAGATCCAATTCCAGATGAGGATCAGATAAATTTTGATCCTGATAACCCTCACCTTTGGGGCACATCTGTTCCAGCTGTATGTGCTTTAATGACATCCAAATCCGAGGCTCTATATAAGcttgttttttccaaaataaaagaagttttagatTTCTCTCCAGCCACCATTATATCGGATTTTGAACGAGGACTACAGAATGCTCTAAGAACAACTTGGAGTGAAAGCTTGGTGAATGGTTGCAG gtttcattttgaaaatgcaATCACCAAGCAATTAGCAGTTCTTGGTCTTCAGAGGGAATACCGCCACCAAATTCAAGTAAAGAAGTGGGCACGAAAAGTTATGGCACTTTGTCTCCTTCCTGCAAACAAGATCTTGGTTGCTTGGGGATCTCGAGTTATTGAGATTGCAACATTCAGTGGCGAAATCAAAAGCAAACTACTTGCTTTTAAAAGGTATTTTGAGAGGTATTGGCTCAATATAGTGACCCCACGAGAGTTCAGTGTTTATGGCTTGAATCACAAAACCAATAACAATGCAGAAGGTCTCAATAGACGTCTGAAAACAAACATGGGTAATCGGCATAGAGGATTTTGGCAGTTTATGGAATTGCTTAATCAGCATGTAATAGTGCATACAATTCAAGAGCTTCAACAGCTTGCTTGCAATCAGCCAGTCCGCCGTGACCAACGCGACTATAGTGCAATTGAAAAAATGCgttgttttgagaaaaacttTTGA